ATTCTATACAGAAATACCTGCACTATTCTGACAGATGTTATACTTTGATGTGTAAAACCCATTTAGGTACTTCTCTTTATACTTTGTATTCCTACCTGTAAACTTGCTTCTCAGTTTTTAGCATTAGAGACATTGATGTGACTGTGCTGCTTTTACCTAGGGCTGCATCTAATGCTCTCTGCTTGACAGCGTAGACGTGTCTGTGTGCAAGACTTCTTTGTGTTGAAGccttctgttcttcattcaGAAATTACCTACTCCTGTTTGTGGACGTACTGTTTCATGTTTAAAATCCACgggactgttttttttttcatctgagtCAAACcacatatttttaatgatgagTGAACAGTGCTGGAAAATTGCAGTAAAATTCCATTTGCGTTTTccaataaaaaagcaaaatcaaaaggttttattattaaaaacacagcaatttattctctttttttcaagCGGAATTTTTTCTTGGTAAAGTTTAGTCCTGAACAGTGTAGCCTACAGGCTGGGCTGCCTCTGCCAAGAATTATACCAGTTTTCCCTGCCTCGCAGCATTCAGGTGTAACAAACAACTAATATGAGTAGTAATGATAATAACTAcctgttgctttatttcttctctaaGCTGTTACAGATGTTTTGGTTGTTTCGTAAGGAGAGGTCTAGAACGCCTTGTTAGACTGTAGTGTAATTACTCACTGGCATTGCTGTATAGGCTTGAAACAGTCTCCAACAGTGAAATGATGTGTCTTTGTAGTTGATAACCATATATGGCTTTACGGTTCCCCTTAAAATGTTAAGTATATCAGCCCGAGCTCAAGTGTTATGTgagcagtaaaacaaaacataacctATGTTTGCGCGTTCCTGCGTTGTCGGCGTGTGTCTGCATCAGCAGCTCCCGTGGATGGTTTGAGAGGAGCAGTGGTTGAAGCAGCCTCCTGACCTCGTGTTGGTGACCATAGCCTGGACCCCTGTGTGTCCCGTGCCTCCACTGGCATGACCCGGTGATGAGGCAGCAGGCTGACGTTAAGTGTATGCTGAGTCATTGGTTTGCCtaccagcagcagagcagactgCAGCACTGGGTTTTTGGCTGCTGTTCTGAGCATTCACAGCCTATGTTCATTTCAAACTAATCAGCTGTCCAGCTTCATAAAATGTATGGGAATTTCATTCTCCCTGAGGCTTCTGCTCTGGTGTCAGGCACGTCCATTAGGGTGTCTGTCGGGGTCAGAGTTATAATGGTACTGAGTATGATAGCAAGAGATGAGCGCATTTCCTGAGAAATGAAACTTAAGatgtttgtcttttaaaatattatggGAAATCCATATCTTACAAATGtgctataaaatgaaaatcttccaCTGTAAGCATCGGTGCAGTGTATAAACCACTAGGAGCAGTTTTTAGTTTGATCTGAACTTTACTGCTGGGCAGTACGGACTTCGGCCTTTTAATGGAGTGCTGCAGTCTTGAATGTGTTAAGGTGATGGTAATAAATATATTGCGATGCAAAACTCTGAACACTGTTTTTGTATCTATCACGGTCTATCACGTGAGGCTGCTCACCGCTTTTCAGGTGGCTGTTACAGTTTCTGTTTGCTCAGGCACATGGTGCTATTAATTCTGACAGTTGCTGATGTGATTAATGCCTGCAACGCTGGGATGTAGCACCATTTTCTTGCTCAGTAGTAGCTAAATTTGTATTGGATGTTACCTGTGTTAGAAACAACTTTAAACTCTTTAATGATGGCTTGTGCAAATATAAAAAAAGATCAACTGTGATTTCAGAGTGTCTTAACTGGGAACCTGAAGTGCTGATTAAGAccagaaacatttttcactaTTACGTTTTGTATTCTTATTAACTAGTTTAATATTAATCTACAACCTGTGACTGGGATCATATAGCAGCAATGGATTAATTGCATAGCAATTAGAAGTCATCTTCATCACAGTGTGTAATTAAACTTCATTCATAATGGTTGTCTCAAAGCTGTACCTGAATTTTTATTGCTCATTGTTCATATAGTAGGCACCATGTTAGATGTTCTCTGGTTAAGCTGTTTGTATCCTGAGAACTTATTTACACTTACACCTTTATTTTTAACCTCTTGTTTGCTAATATTCACAGCTGTCACTCTACTCCTCTCCAGCTCGTGAGACTAAATATGTGGAGAATCCACAAACCCAATTGGAGGAGGGGGTTTCACAGTTACGGCATGCTATGGAGCCATACACAGCCTGGTGTCAGGTATAACAGTTTGTGTTGCATCTGGTATTGGTATTTGCTGGTAAGGATGAACGTTGGGTCCTGGTTTTAGGCACAGAATTAATGGATAGCAACAAAGCatttttaggaaggaaaaaaacagttatgTGAGTATTTTTTCAAAATGCTGCACCTCCTAGTATTTTCCACAAGCTAGCTTGTATTTACCCCTTACCACAtaagctattttttctttctgttaattaAACACCTACTTTTACACACTTTCTGTTCCAAAAAAGCTAACTAACTAAAGCTTAGAATTACTGTCTGTAATGTTCTTACAGTTAACTTTCATGAGGTAGTTATCAGGGAACAAAGTTACTTGAGAGGTTGATGATCAACTTCATAAACTGAGAATCAGTTGTTGTTGAAAGTGCTGATGTCTCCACAAACAAAtcttttaagttttatttacttattcacAACAGGAAAACTTACTGTTTTGgagttggtttttttctgaagtttatcTTCTAATGTTTGTAAAATtatcttttattgtttttaggGTAGTGCTGCCTGTAAAGGAAACTTTCTGTGCAGAGAGCGTTACAAAGGCTTTTGAGGTGTCCTTAGTGATAAAACTAGATACTGGAAGCTAATCTTTTTGACCAAAAATCTGTTCAAGTAGGTTAATAATGTAAAgtcatgtttgttcttttataGCAGGCCTTTAGACTTGCTAATAAAACCTGAACTTATTTTTTAGTACGATTAATTTGCTGCCTGTTTTCTTATATAGAAGTTCAAAAGTTTATGGTATCACAAGGTGTGGTATATCTGGATTTGGTACTGTTCTGTGACTCAAGAAGACGGTGGCATTTTGCATGCTCAGGCAGTGTGTTTTGCAGGCAGCTGTACCGAATTGTCCTCATTACAGCAATGACACGTGATaactttgtaaaataaaaaataataataataataaaataaataaaaataagtatttaatgAATTGGAATGTTGAGAGCAGGAACTTGGCTCTCCAGAGGAGCAAAAAATCCCCTAGCTGCTATTCAGGAGCAAACTTGGCCTCTGGGCCTTCCCCTGAAGCTTGCTTTTATATTTTGGTTAGGTATCACACTTATAATAAATAGTCATGCAGTACAAAAGTAGTCATTGGAGCATAGATGATAGCGAAGATCTTTGTAATCAGGGTTTAAGTTATTGGTGTTAGAGGACTGAACTGTATTGTATCTCTCCTGACCCAGGGAGTGTTGAAGCTTACTTTGGAAGCAAGGGCATCCTTGTCACCTGGTTGCCTCTTGGCAGTGTTTCTCTACTTTGCAAACTGACAGCTGTGAATCCTTTCGTTAAGCTGCAAACTGTTTCTCTTGCTCTGCATAAAGAGCCAAAATGTTCAGATCGGGGTGTCCTTCCTGCCTAGAAGTTGTGTTCTGTGGTACTGACCATTATGTACCATAACATTTGCAGAAATATTCAGTTCACAGAACGAAGTGTTTGACATTTTGAGAGATCATTCTTGTTCTCAGATTAGCGAAGTGTTACTAGTAAAAAGTACCATCATCAACAGAAGTACTAACTTCAGTTCTGAAGATGATGGGCAATTTTCTGTAATAGTTAAGAGTTCTGGCCTCTAATTCCCTCTTGGGTTACCTGTGGTAATTCTGAGATGAAATTTGAGATGAATTGAGTTGGCTGATAGGGCTGATTGCTCGTAAACTCTCAACACTGCTTCATGTCTCACTGCCTGGTGTCttttcatttgcctttttattttgtttgtctggATAGTGGTCATGTACGTAAAACGTGCTGTTCTGTTTACATACAACAAACCATTTCCTGGCAGTGGTTTACTGACTCGTTCTGTGAAGAGAGCATGTAGCCTGTATGGGCCTGAGATCATCTTGCTTGCTTAACTGTAGTCAGGGATCATTTAGATTTTTACCCCAGATATGCTGAAGAAAATCATCTTTTAGTTGTCTAACAGTTGTCTTTAGAAACACAACCCACACTACCTAGGAAATTGATTATATTCATAATTTTACTTCTCTGAAGTTACTTGCTTAAGCCTATGGGAAACTCAATTCaaaacacagacacagaaatgaaCTGGTTTTGTGTGAGCTGTGGTAGATCAGAGTTGCTTAGCCTATGTGATCCTTAGAACGgtgtgtttgttgtttccttCACTGGCTTTTAATAACACCCATATAAATTTGTTGTGTGTCCCATgctaagactttttttttttttgccacaagTTTTTGTTAGGTCACTGTTGGCTTTGAGGAAATGAAAGTTCTTCTAAAGGTGCCATCCATGTGCAGTATCTCCAACAAATGCTTTTCCACAGATAGAGCTCAAGTGGTATTGCAAGACCATTCTCTTCTTTAGCTTTGGGCATATGTGTTAATGAACTTGTTCCCTAATTAATGAATAGTCTTATGCTGTCTAACTTGTCAATGATTATTTGCTTAGTAACGATTAGCAAGGCTATACTTAcccagttgtttgttttttttaatttgataaaAGATGATGTGAAGTctgcatatatatttatgtcTGTCTTGTATATTTTCAGTCCAAGAAGAATCTTACTTTGATACAGTCCCTTCAGTCTACGTAGGACAGTGTACCAGCATCTCTTTTTTCCAAGTCACCTCAGAAATCCATTTTTGTTAGACATAATTTCTTGAAAAGATTAATGTATCACCTCGCAAAATGAGCTACATCTCCCCATGTAAAGCACTAGGAAAGAGTTTGTTGCAGTGCTGTACTGCATTGACTAAACACGCTGAAAACCCTGAAAtgatctctgaaaataatttggatACGTGATCAGGAAGTCAGTGAAATACTGAAGTAGACTCCTATGTTTTGAGCTATTATGTTTAATTTCCATCCAAAGACcacttggaggaaaaaaatatgtgcGCTAGCATAAGCCTGCAGTAAGTGGGTGGAGAAGtgggaataaaaataagtaGCTTTCTTAAGATGGGTAAAATTGAAACTGAAATTGTTCCGTTTTTCCTTGGTTTCTTTGCTGACTTTGTGTATTAGTATAAAGcaatgcatgtttttctttgtttgtttgtttgtttgttttgtcttttttgtttcccctttatttcttttttattgacTCAAAAGATATACAGGTAGGTTTTATGGGTCCAAAACTACAAAGGCATTAATAACTAGTTTAACCAGGAGGCTCTATGAGGGACACAGCAGTTTTTGgttctatttttttgttttttagtgaaAATCTATAGTTAGTGTTTCACCTAATTGGTATCTATTTaccattgttttcttttcttttttttaggaTCTTTATGCCAAAACTATGCCCAAATTAGAAAAAGCTGTTGATCATGGTAGAGGTAAATCAGTTTAGTTTTCTTAACTAGCAGTTTAAAATGTAGGACTGTACTGTATCTTTTATCAGAAGGTAGTCTCATTAAGAATCATTGCGTATGGTTTCCTTTATCCGGCTGAGGCTACTTTTCTGTGCACAGTATATCagtttaaattttcttttctaaacaacTAGAGTCTGAGACTTGCGTCTATCATAACCAATGTCAGTAAGAAAGACacataaggaagaaaagactgaCAAAGTATTCCTAGCTGAAACCAAgcataatatattaatatttgcTTGACTCGGCCCAGTAAATGACATTTGCCTCATGctggtttgtttccttgagtCTCCTAAGAATTTTGAATTGATTCAAAGTACCTTattattcatttctgttctggAAGCATCCTTCCATATCTAGTCTCATTGAGACTGAGCGTGGATGCTATCTAGGGCTCCTTTCAGATACTGcacctctttttccttcctgaattCAACAGTCGCAGTCTCTTGATCTCTTTAATGACAGGTTTTTCATCTTCCATCAGACTCCCATCTTGGAGTgagctttgtttttgctgtgttcttCCTTTGATCTGTGATGTTTTTTGTACAGTGTTTCACTGACACTAATACTTGTCATCATGTAAATGCAATAATCTATTTTGTAAAGGATATTGAACATTAATTTGAAAAGGTTATAATCAACATgcaaaagagcaaagcaaagcagatggCCTGGTAGCAAAGGCAAAATCTTCTATGAAAATTGGTAAATACAATGCAATATTCAGTTTCATTCATGTGTCACTAGAGAAGATCTCAAAGGCTTTGAATTTTATGCCAGCAGATCTCAAATGTGCATGATAGTTAAATGTGTTTTGATAACTCAGTTTTGTAACAATTGCCAGCATATATTGATGATTTCTTATCACAAAAACGCTTTCACATTACATTAATGCACTGTGCTCTGACTTCTTTTCAGAGGGCTGTGTATTTCTGCAAAACCCCCCTGCTGGATTTTATCCAAGGCTCGGTGTGATAGGTTTTGCTGGAATTCTTGGATTGTTTCTTGCCAGAGGTCAGTGGGAACCTTTTGAACTGTTTATGGTAAAATTTGgaataaagcatttatttgtgGGATTCTTTCTTCTTACTAATTTTTAACTGTGTCACGTGAGATCTGACTTAATTGTGCAAGCACGTTTCTACAGAATTCCTCAAATTATACAGAACCTTCTTGTAAAAGGTTAATATAACCATTAATTAATGTTTATGAATTTTGTATCTGTTACTGGACTCTAGCCTTTGATCCGCTTCAATTCTAACTTAATATaacaaaagcaggaaaggtatttattttttttcctagccaAAAAGTCTTTTTTAGTTCTTGATCACATACATACGTTACTGTAGAGAACTACTGAGTTAGTTTCATTGCACTAGTTGAAGAAACTAATAACGTTCGTACTTTCACAGAAAGGAATGTTAATGTTACAAATGTTAAGAAATGTGAATTATGAACagatattttgtgtttgtggtGGGATATTCTTAATGTGGTGAAATGAAGTAATACAAGATGAATACTTTTTGGTACTGGAACTGAGAAGTTGCAAAGCTTAAATCCTAGGGAGGATTCGCTTTGGTTAACGGTATACCTTAGTAGACTCCATGTGTGTTGAAGAAACAAAGTGTATGCTCGGCTACTCAGAAATTGAAGTAATCCTATGAATATATACATTCATATGTGTACTcctcaaaatatttaataatgctttcttttctggtGTGTGCACTTTCATGACAATCAAGGTCTCTGTTTTAACCCATTTGACATTTTCTCTCTGAACTCCTGCTTCTTGAGTTACACAATTATGAATTATATCAATTTCCAGTTGACTGTAGCAAAATTATGAGAAACACAAAGATCATGGTGGGggggtgtcatggttttgtgctgttgttgtcaatattctacatcatgacatcatgtgcagtatgaatcattaactgagggtacaaatagtggtaaactgttttggtggtataagaaagagTAGTTGTACGGGGGGGGGGACGGGGGCGTGAAGGAAGCAGTATTGAGACTGAATCTGAAAGTGAAGGTCCTAAGtttaataaaactaaaaatccCATGTAATACagatatttgatttttatatagttggagcttgatgatccctgaggtcccttccaacccaagccattctatgatttcatggCAGTTATAACTAAAAATACCAACTGTTACTAGAAGTGCATATGACTTTGCACATAGAAAAAGACGTTCTATGAGGAACAGAATTACTGAATCCTGACTCCAGTATGTCTCTTCTGTGAccccatttcccttttttttctgctttactaCTTGCTTTGTTCCTGTAGCTGCTCCCATCTACATTCCTTGTTAAACTGCACTGTGCCCTGTGACTGACTCACCGGCACGCAGCTGTCTCACTGGCCAGCCAACAGACACGGCCTGTGGCCAGCTGTGATAGAGGATGTACTTTTTAGGCAGTTACACTATTCAGACTTGTGCATAACTGAATAGAGTTTGAACTGATTAAAATGTTCAGGATTTACCTGGTGATCGAGCCGTAGGCGTACAGCTTAATTGTTAgtgctttcttctgaaaaatacttctgtttttttgtgaACTGCTGTAGTGAAACAAGAAAACTTAGTCTTAAGAACAGCTATGGACATATAAGTACTTGTGAATCAAGGGTAACTTACAAACTTCATAGTaagcttttcttgttctgtgtgATATATTGTAAGAATGGTGACCTAAACTTTCTTtgcctcagcttttcttcctttagaaaaGAATATCAGTTGGTATAATTCTCTTAGGTATCCCATAACTGTGGTTTGTGCTTCATTGGTTAGTTTGCAAATAAATTATGTATTGCTCAGTAATTGTAGTTGTAAGGTAATATTCACTACAGAAAGATGTTAGTGTTCCAGTAatacttttttgttctttaaatcaGTCAGACTAAGCAGAAGATATGTTAAACTCTACATAACAGAATGATGTTATTTATAAGTAAAAGTTGAGTAGGGGCATTCAGTTGTCTGTTAACATATATTCTAACAGtgtatttttcattgcaaaacaggatcaaaaataaagaagttggTGTATCCTGCAGGTTTCATGAGTATTGGTGCTTCCATGTATTATCCTCAACAAGCAGTTGCTATTGCAAAGGTCAGTGACTATGcctttctttaaagaagtgTCTTTTACTTGGAATTATTGCTTGCTATCTTCaaattaatctgttttgttAGAAATCTGGTCAGCATGCTCAGCACTTAACAAAATAATAGTTTCATCAAAGAAGATGTGGTATAGGTTGAAGGGCAGGCATGTTGTTTGGCGCCACATTCCTGGAGGAGTTCAGGGCCCGGCTGactggggccctgggcagcctgatcaagtgggtggcaaccctgccctTGGAAGGAGTTGGAAATGGATGGACTTTAAGATCCCTGCCAACTTAAGCCTCTCAATAATTCTAATTCTTTCagtgactttgttttgtttttgaaaatctGATGTTGTCTTCAGTTTGAGGTACATAACCTCCTTTCTGAATCCCAAACCTCAAGGAATTATAAATGAACATAAATGAGCTCAGTACGTACAGTTTGCAGGTTCAGTTACCAGGAAGCCTGAAATGTCTtgagaacaaatgaaaacagggtttaaaagaaaaaaacaaaacacaaaaggagATTCTGTACAGAAATCACATGAATAATATTTTTGAGATAAAGATCATTAATTAGGTTTTGCTGAATAGAGTTTGAAGAAAGATACTGTGCACGTTCTGAAATGAGGTAAGGGTTCTGCTGCTTATTGAATGCCTTCTCTGTTGATGCATTTGTTGTTTCAGGCACTTGCACGTCATTCTAACTTAGATTTATGGTGCATTTcctggggtggggaggagggaagaaaactgaagtgacAATTGCTGGCAGTCCCTGTTCATCTTATATGCCTTGTTGTCTACACACACTTTACTGTACTGGTAGATTCCCCACTTCTACATcaaattctgttgtttttttttctatctccACTAAGTGTCTGTACTTCAGTgtatttgaaatattatttcttttttactttagGCTTTGATAAATTGGCTTGTGTATAATGCTGATATGTAAGGATTAAAGAATGATGTTCTCAAGAACGTAGggcttgaaaactgaaatgtcatTGACTTAAGGAGAGTTCAGATACAGCATTTTTTACTTTGTCAGCATAGTGATATGCTGGTGTTGGAAGGAATTTGCTTTTAATGCTTCCAGGATTCAGATGCTCTAAATATGGATAATTCTGTTGACTTATCCACAGAGTGTGAAAATTTTATAAGTGGCAGGAAAAAGGACTCTTAACATTTAAGAAGCTTAGGTATTTCTGTTGTGAAACTTGACATTCTGTTTGTCTTCTGAACAGTGAAGTGGGAAAAGATAAAATGGTGATCAAACTGATGttattgtatttaaaaaaaagctcTGTTCAGTCTTAACTGGACaagctggagaagtgggcccatgttaacctaatgaggttcaacaaggccaagtgaagggtgctgcacttgggtcggggcaaccccaggtatttatacaaactgagagaagatctccttgagagatCCTGGGGGTCctgtggacaagaagctggatatgagccagcagagcacacttgcagcccggaaggccaactgtgttctgggctgcattaaaagacaggtggccagcagggagagggaggtgattgtccccctctactcagctcttgtgagaccccatctggagtactgctgCCAGGCCTcgggcccccagtacaggaaggacctggagctcttggagctggtccagaggagggccactgagatgatcagaaggctggagcacctctcctgtcaggaaaggttgagggaactgggcttgttagctcagaaaagaaaaggctctggagagacctcattgcagtcttacagtacttgaagggagtgtttaaacaggagggtggatagtgataggacaagggggaatggttttaaactgagtcaggggaggtttaggttagggattaggaaaaagtttttcacacagagggtgatggcacactgtaacaggttgcccaagggggctgtggatgccccatccctggaggcattcaaggccaggctggatgtggctctgggcagcctggtctggtggttggtgaccctgcatgtagcaggaggattgaaactaggtgatcattgtagtccttttcaacccaggccattctatgattctgtgattaactGTGGATTTGCTACTAACAGCTTCACAATACCTTGTTTATTTTATCATAACTTTGAAGTGCATGGTTGTGCTTTGATCAGTTCATGGTTCTCAGTTCAACTTGAATAACAAAAACATCCAGTGAGGGACTCTGAGCCTGGAACTTGATTGGAGTGGGTTTAGCTCTATTGACTTGGTCAGGGCACTAGATGTAAGAGTTTGAAAACTTCTGTGGAGAGAGCGATATCCTAGATACACTGTTTTGGTCCCTCTAACCTCACACGTGCTTTTCTTAAAGGAGAAAAGTTTTAAGCAGATCACATCTTTGTCATGGTTAACCCGTGTCTTATCTTTTGTATGTTTTAATCTGTAGTTGGAAACACTCCCCTAGTAACTATTTGGAAAAGTTTCGTAGgcctgtgaaaaagaaatattctgtaaGACTGAAAGAGATGCCTGCAGCACTAAGCTGGTGTGCCAGGTTAGTAGAGGACTATAGGAAATATTCTGGAACAAATCACGATTTTGTAAGGGATTTATGTCTTCACTGTCagcattgttttcatttgtgtaaCTCAGAACAACCAGTCAGGCTGTGTACGTGGTAAGGGAACCAAATTTAAcattaatgtttcttttgttgtag
The sequence above is a segment of the Excalfactoria chinensis isolate bCotChi1 chromosome 1, bCotChi1.hap2, whole genome shotgun sequence genome. Coding sequences within it:
- the APOO gene encoding MICOS complex subunit MIC26 isoform X2 gives rise to the protein MVIRLGATPVSLSLLSIQVYASSSEKETSKKVLLKIDELSLYSSPARETKYVENPQTQLEEGVSQLRHAMEPYTAWCQDLYAKTMPKLEKAVDHGREGCVFLQNPPAGFYPRLGVIGFAGILGLFLARGSKIKKLVYPAGFMSIGASMYYPQQAVAIAKVAGTQLYDWSLQGYIAVESLWKDNPKKKKSGKKGDKGEVEGDKHLEVHAASDEERALK
- the APOO gene encoding MICOS complex subunit MIC26 isoform X1, whose product is MLKVIRLGATPVSLSLLSIQVYASSSEKETSKKVLLKIDELSLYSSPARETKYVENPQTQLEEGVSQLRHAMEPYTAWCQDLYAKTMPKLEKAVDHGREGCVFLQNPPAGFYPRLGVIGFAGILGLFLARGSKIKKLVYPAGFMSIGASMYYPQQAVAIAKVAGTQLYDWSLQGYIAVESLWKDNPKKKKSGKKGDKGEVEGDKHLEVHAASDEERALK